One part of the bacterium genome encodes these proteins:
- a CDS encoding ATP-binding protein, whose protein sequence is MYILRELEKQIQPFLKRKEFLAIVGPRQAGKTTFLRHLERQLKKANKKVKFFTFEKREDLALFQESIEDFKDLNKKYQIIIIDEFQYAKEGGKKLKYLFDTSKTKYIISGSSSLELTFQTGKFMVGRMFSFVLWPFSFREYLSYADKKLFDLIQERIPDLFSLKLSQAFGSEINSRMEKLFENYLIWGGYPQVILSKNITEKQKVLESILENYLLKDVRDLLQLATEDELIHLIRFLATQIGSLIDYQELSNISGLSYTSLLKHLQILRQTYIINFIKPFFTNRRTELTKNPKIYFMDNGLRNLALFDFRKSSQRQDLGNLVENFVFLALSRKTVPFETLNFWRTKSKAEVDFVIRKAQKIIPIEVKYSSRPTVGKSFYSFVEKFSPKEGFILTKGYLGEEKIKNCKIKFIPIYYL, encoded by the coding sequence ATGTATATTCTAAGAGAATTAGAAAAACAAATTCAGCCATTTCTTAAAAGAAAGGAGTTTTTGGCTATAGTTGGGCCAAGACAAGCCGGGAAGACAACTTTTCTTAGGCATCTTGAAAGGCAGTTAAAAAAGGCCAATAAAAAGGTCAAATTTTTTACCTTTGAAAAAAGAGAGGATTTGGCTTTATTTCAGGAAAGCATTGAAGATTTTAAAGATTTAAATAAAAAATATCAGATTATTATTATCGATGAATTTCAATACGCGAAAGAAGGAGGCAAAAAATTAAAATATCTTTTTGATACTAGCAAGACTAAGTATATTATCTCAGGCTCTTCTTCTTTAGAACTTACCTTTCAAACTGGTAAATTTATGGTTGGGAGAATGTTCAGTTTTGTCCTTTGGCCTTTTTCATTCAGAGAATACCTTTCTTATGCTGATAAAAAATTATTTGATTTGATTCAGGAACGGATTCCAGATTTATTCTCTTTAAAATTAAGCCAAGCCTTTGGCTCAGAAATAAATTCAAGAATGGAGAAATTATTTGAGAACTATCTTATCTGGGGAGGATACCCACAAGTAATTTTAAGTAAAAATATAACTGAAAAGCAAAAGGTACTGGAAAGTATTTTAGAAAATTATCTTTTAAAAGATGTCAGAGATCTTTTGCAGTTAGCTACAGAAGATGAGTTAATTCATCTAATAAGATTTTTGGCAACTCAAATTGGCAGTCTAATAGATTATCAAGAATTATCGAATATTTCCGGCCTTAGTTACACCAGCTTACTTAAGCATTTACAGATTTTAAGGCAAACTTACATTATCAATTTTATTAAACCATTTTTTACTAATAGACGGACCGAACTTACAAAAAATCCAAAAATTTATTTTATGGATAACGGTTTAAGAAATTTAGCTCTTTTTGATTTTAGAAAAAGTTCTCAAAGGCAGGATTTAGGAAACTTAGTAGAAAATTTTGTCTTTTTAGCTTTAAGTAGAAAAACTGTTCCTTTTGAAACCTTAAATTTTTGGCGGACAAAAAGTAAAGCAGAAGTTGATTTTGTTATAAGAAAAGCCCAAAAAATAATACCTATAGAAGTTAAATATAGTTCCAGACCAACTGTTGGCAAAAGTTTTTATAGTTTTGTTGAAAAATTTTCTCCCAAAGAGGGTTTTATTTTAACCAAGGGATATCTAGGTGAAGAAAAAATTAAAAATTGTAAAATAAAATTTATTCCAATATATTATTTATGA
- a CDS encoding S8 family serine peptidase, with the protein MSKNYFISISLLFFIITRGVFAFLPNDPDFSEQWNLVWTKASQGWDLEKGSEEVVIAILDSGVDLDHPDLKDNIWQNPDEIPGDGIDNDHNGYIDDLNGWDFINDLADPQPKFSTSYSLAGINHGTIVAGIAAASGNNGQGITGVAWKVKIMSLRVLNSQGMGDNLSVIKAIDYAIQEKADVINMSFVGTEYSKELEQAIKRAWEKGIVVVAAGGNDTIQEGVDLSKISAYPVCYENVIGVAALDKNNKKALFSNYGRCIDISAPGTGIYSTLVYHPEDKDFTKYYGGYWSGTSLAAPLVAGTAALIKSVNPQLTNGKIRDIILSQVSNIEAANPELAGQLGKGRLNIYQAVRKVYLDLTAYSGKGNIVTGAGFGGGPQIRIFKTNGLDLASFFAYDPHFRGGVNVAVGDLDGDGNEEIVTGAGSGGGPHVRVFDSKGNFKFHFFAYDQRFRGGVNVTVGDLNGDGKDEIITGAGFGGGPQVRIFGVSGQPGDPSSSLAPLGTMTLKCQFFAYAKNFRGGVNVAVGDLNGDGKDEIITGAGFGGGPQVRIFDNQGRVRGQFFAYAKNFRGGVSVSTGDLNGDGKDEIITGAGFGGGPQVRIFDADGQVQSQFFAYTKSFRGGVDVATIRSY; encoded by the coding sequence ATGTCAAAGAATTATTTTATTTCCATTAGTTTATTATTCTTTATTATTACAAGAGGCGTTTTTGCATTTCTGCCAAATGATCCGGATTTTTCAGAGCAGTGGAATTTGGTTTGGACTAAAGCTTCTCAAGGTTGGGATTTGGAAAAGGGGTCAGAAGAAGTTGTTATTGCTATTTTGGATTCAGGAGTGGATCTTGATCACCCTGATTTAAAAGATAATATTTGGCAAAATCCAGATGAAATTCCAGGAGATGGGATTGATAATGACCATAATGGCTATATTGATGATCTTAATGGTTGGGATTTTATTAATGATTTAGCTGATCCACAGCCAAAATTTTCAACTTCTTATTCTTTGGCTGGAATCAATCATGGAACCATTGTGGCTGGCATTGCCGCTGCTTCTGGTAACAATGGCCAAGGGATTACGGGAGTGGCTTGGAAAGTTAAAATTATGTCTCTGCGAGTTTTAAATAGCCAGGGAATGGGAGATAATCTTTCCGTAATCAAAGCCATTGATTATGCAATTCAAGAAAAGGCCGATGTTATTAACATGAGTTTTGTAGGCACAGAATATTCTAAAGAATTAGAACAAGCAATTAAGAGGGCCTGGGAGAAGGGAATTGTGGTAGTGGCTGCCGGAGGCAATGATACAATTCAGGAGGGAGTTGATCTAAGTAAAATTTCTGCTTATCCGGTTTGTTATGAAAATGTTATTGGAGTGGCTGCCTTAGATAAAAATAATAAAAAAGCTCTTTTCTCTAATTATGGCCGCTGTATTGATATTTCTGCTCCAGGAACAGGGATTTATTCCACTTTAGTTTATCATCCAGAGGATAAAGATTTTACTAAATATTACGGTGGTTATTGGTCTGGGACTTCTTTGGCAGCTCCTTTGGTAGCTGGTACTGCCGCTCTGATAAAATCAGTTAATCCTCAGCTGACTAATGGCAAGATAAGAGATATTATTTTGAGCCAGGTTTCTAATATTGAGGCAGCTAATCCTGAATTAGCCGGCCAATTAGGCAAGGGTCGACTAAACATTTATCAGGCTGTACGAAAGGTTTATTTAGATTTAACAGCTTATTCTGGAAAAGGAAATATTGTCACTGGCGCTGGCTTTGGCGGCGGACCGCAGATTCGGATTTTTAAAACCAATGGCCTGGATTTAGCTAGTTTTTTCGCCTATGATCCGCATTTCCGCGGCGGCGTCAATGTAGCTGTGGGAGATTTGGATGGAGATGGGAATGAAGAAATTGTTACCGGAGCTGGTTCTGGCGGTGGGCCTCATGTTCGAGTTTTTGATTCAAAGGGAAATTTTAAGTTTCATTTTTTTGCTTATGATCAGCGCTTTCGAGGCGGGGTTAATGTGACGGTGGGAGATTTAAATGGCGATGGCAAAGACGAAATCATCACCGGAGCTGGCTTTGGCGGTGGACCGCAGGTAAGGATTTTTGGAGTTTCCGGACAGCCAGGGGATCCCTCGAGCTCCCTCGCTCCGCTCGGGACGATGACACTAAAGTGTCAATTTTTTGCTTATGCTAAAAACTTCCGCGGCGGAGTCAATGTAGCCGTGGGAGATCTTAATGGCGATGGCAAAGACGAAATCATCACTGGAGCTGGCTTTGGCGGCGGTCCACAAGTTCGAATTTTCGATAATCAAGGCCGAGTTAGAGGTCAATTCTTCGCCTATGCTAAAAACTTCCGCGGCGGAGTCAGTGTTTCAACAGGAGATTTAAATGGTGATGGCAAAGACGAAATCATCACTGGAGCTGGCTTTGGCGGTGGGCCGCAGGTGAGGATTTTTGATGCTGACGGTCAAGTCCAATCACAATT